A window from Agrobacterium tumefaciens encodes these proteins:
- a CDS encoding alpha-2-macroglobulin family protein, with translation MSLRALVRVSLAAVSTAFIFLPATAAEPSRKVVTTQNGDYFGFDLRTEQNVSLEQCGEICVGDAACKAFTYNPKVKWCFLKSDFNQLNAFPGAVAGKIVDVAAEADIGAPQRLPFVTDSLQQEARRLKSGLAANDGETGQGVDALVETARQQVASGNIPDAVTTYKAALAITPEDGALWAEFSEKAALVTDNYSIAGQAASAAINAYQLSRTVSARTEALNRLAKAFERTQNYRAALNAYKESLALTDDAQTKAAYADLRTRQGFRVINNTVDTDSVSPRACVQFSEPLVKNGVDYSSFITLDGAAPKAIEAKGSEICVEGLTHGQRYKIAFRAGLPSSVEEPLEKQVNLDIYVRDRAATVRFTGENFVLPGTARRGIPIVSVNADKADLKLYRVGDRNITSLLSNSQFLTQMDGYNADRIENEIGELVWQGSIEIKPDLNKDVVTSFPVDEALPERKPGIYVLTAVPPGVAPETWDSRATQWFLVSDTGITTYAGTDGLNVFVRALGSAKPLADVDLQLLAKNNDVLGTAKTDADGRAVFSAGLMRGTAAQAPAILTARNGDKDYVFLDMTRAGFDLSDRGVTGRAAPGAIDVFSWTERGIYRAGETVHAAALARDVDGKAIEDLPLTFIFSRPDGVEDRRFVSDGKALGGHAVDLPLQANAMRGTWTMRIHTDPKTAAISEKSFLVDDFVPDRTEFDLSSKAKQIDPGAETAIDVDGRYLYGAPAAGLTLEGEIAVKPTRTSTDFEGYFFGLADEESEEENRTTLADLPVLDEEGKASFNVDLTDLPSTTQLLSANITVRMQEAGGRAVERSLTLPIKAEAPVIGIKPQFSGDLAQNSVGRFQIIGVDADGAKQAMSGLSWKLIKVERNYQWYRQGNSWRYEPVEYTKQQETGTLSVDANGGEISVPVTWGRYRLEVEGAGNGAPVSSVEFDAGFYVEASSTETPDALEIALDKQSYKIGDTAKLKVSSRFAGELMVTSGSEKLISVQNAEIGADGGEIDIPVTEEWGAGAYVTATLFRPGDAQESRMPMRAIGIKWLAVDPAERKLAVTLGAPQKTLPRQPLEIPITVAGAGVGEKAYAIVAAVDVGILNLTRYEPPKPDEWYFGQRRLGLEIRDLYGRLIDGSLGATGRLRTGGDGAGAALQGSPPTEKLVAFFAGPVELDADGKATISFDIPQFNGTARIMAVAWTKTGVGHAVSDAIIRDPVVVIASAPKFLAPGDVSQLRLDIANTDGEAGDYRLDVTSNTALTVDQGEMSQTLALQKGGKSSLTVPLTGEQPGNGAITIKVSNASGISLEQVLNVPVRPAVLPVTTRREIKIAPNSSLTINGDLLADSMLLGSSVAVNVTRSPAFDIPALVMMLDKYPYGCAEQTTSRALPLLYLSELTKDSGMAEDPDTRKRVQEAIYRVLSFQSSSGSFGLWSPGYGDLWLDAYITDFLTRAREQSYDVPEAAMVQALNNLQNGLSYDSNVKDRGNEIAYSLYVLARNRKAAINDLRYYADTALADFPTPLAKAQVAAALSLYGDQARSKSVFGASLDMASRATNVSLARADYGSALRDGAATLALAAESRPVPAVVPQLAGAVAKEWEKKPYTSTQEQAWMLLAARAVKGEDKDIRLDVNGDLQTGGFGKRMSGDELLAAPLKIANASADPVTAVVTTVAPPAQPLAAGGEGFTITRTYYSMDGEEVNPSEVTQNERYVVVLNVVPQNNWQSRILVTDLLPSGFEIDNPSLVNSAQLSNFDWLPETEAAHTEFRYDRFVAAFDRSAGDSSEIALAYVVRAVTPGTYDHPAASVEDMYRPQFAARTATGRMEVRSATP, from the coding sequence ATGTCGTTGCGCGCTCTTGTCCGGGTCTCGTTGGCTGCGGTCTCTACCGCCTTCATTTTTCTTCCAGCCACGGCAGCAGAACCTTCGCGGAAGGTGGTAACCACCCAGAACGGCGATTATTTCGGCTTTGATCTTCGCACGGAGCAGAATGTCTCGCTGGAGCAATGCGGCGAGATTTGCGTCGGCGACGCCGCCTGCAAGGCCTTCACCTACAATCCCAAGGTGAAATGGTGCTTCCTCAAATCCGATTTCAATCAGCTGAACGCCTTCCCCGGCGCTGTTGCCGGCAAGATCGTGGACGTGGCGGCGGAGGCCGATATCGGTGCGCCGCAGCGCCTGCCCTTCGTCACTGACAGCCTGCAGCAGGAAGCGCGCCGGCTGAAATCCGGCCTTGCGGCAAATGACGGTGAGACCGGACAGGGTGTTGACGCGCTGGTCGAAACGGCGCGGCAGCAGGTGGCTTCGGGTAATATCCCCGATGCGGTCACGACCTACAAGGCGGCTCTTGCCATCACGCCTGAGGATGGCGCGCTCTGGGCGGAATTTTCGGAAAAGGCAGCGCTGGTCACCGATAATTATTCCATTGCCGGGCAGGCGGCGTCGGCCGCCATCAACGCCTATCAGCTGAGCCGCACGGTCAGCGCCCGAACGGAGGCTCTGAACCGGCTGGCGAAGGCTTTCGAGAGAACCCAGAATTATCGCGCGGCACTCAATGCCTATAAGGAGAGCCTTGCGCTCACCGACGATGCACAGACAAAAGCGGCCTATGCCGACCTGCGCACCCGCCAGGGTTTCCGCGTCATCAACAATACGGTGGATACGGACAGCGTCAGCCCGCGCGCCTGCGTGCAGTTTTCCGAACCGCTGGTGAAGAATGGCGTCGATTATTCCTCCTTCATTACGCTGGATGGGGCGGCCCCCAAGGCCATCGAAGCGAAGGGCAGCGAGATATGTGTCGAAGGCCTGACCCATGGCCAGCGTTACAAGATCGCGTTTCGCGCCGGCCTGCCGTCCTCCGTGGAGGAACCGCTGGAAAAGCAGGTCAATCTGGATATTTACGTGCGCGACCGCGCCGCGACCGTGCGCTTTACGGGTGAGAATTTCGTGCTGCCGGGCACCGCGCGCCGCGGCATCCCGATCGTCTCTGTCAATGCCGACAAAGCCGACCTGAAGCTTTATCGCGTCGGCGACCGCAACATCACCTCGCTTCTTTCCAATTCGCAGTTCCTGACGCAGATGGACGGTTACAATGCCGACCGTATCGAAAACGAGATCGGCGAACTCGTCTGGCAGGGCTCGATCGAGATCAAGCCCGATCTCAACAAGGATGTGGTGACGAGTTTCCCGGTGGATGAGGCCCTGCCGGAGCGCAAACCCGGCATCTATGTGCTGACCGCCGTGCCGCCTGGCGTAGCACCGGAAACATGGGATTCCCGCGCCACGCAATGGTTCCTGGTCTCCGATACCGGCATCACCACCTATGCCGGCACCGACGGCCTGAATGTCTTCGTCCGCGCGCTTGGCAGCGCCAAGCCGCTTGCGGATGTGGATTTGCAACTGCTTGCCAAGAATAACGACGTACTGGGCACGGCAAAGACCGATGCAGACGGCCGTGCGGTGTTCTCGGCCGGCCTGATGCGCGGTACTGCGGCGCAAGCGCCGGCAATCCTGACCGCGCGCAATGGCGACAAGGATTACGTCTTCCTCGACATGACCCGCGCCGGCTTCGATCTCTCCGACCGTGGCGTGACGGGACGTGCCGCACCCGGTGCGATCGACGTGTTTAGCTGGACGGAACGCGGCATCTATCGCGCTGGCGAGACCGTGCATGCGGCAGCGCTTGCCCGTGATGTCGATGGCAAGGCAATCGAGGATCTGCCACTCACCTTCATCTTCTCACGCCCCGATGGCGTTGAGGACCGGCGCTTCGTCAGCGACGGCAAGGCGCTCGGCGGCCATGCGGTCGATCTGCCGTTGCAGGCAAATGCCATGCGCGGCACCTGGACAATGCGCATCCATACCGATCCGAAGACGGCTGCCATCAGCGAAAAGAGCTTCCTCGTTGACGATTTCGTGCCTGACCGCACCGAGTTTGACCTTTCGAGCAAGGCAAAACAGATCGACCCGGGTGCGGAAACGGCAATCGACGTCGATGGCCGTTATCTCTATGGCGCCCCGGCCGCCGGCCTGACGCTGGAAGGCGAGATCGCAGTTAAGCCGACGCGCACGAGCACGGATTTCGAAGGTTATTTCTTTGGTCTGGCCGATGAGGAAAGCGAAGAGGAAAACCGCACCACGCTTGCCGATCTGCCGGTTCTGGACGAAGAGGGCAAGGCGAGCTTTAACGTCGATCTCACCGACCTGCCCTCCACCACCCAGCTTCTTTCCGCCAACATCACCGTGCGTATGCAAGAGGCGGGTGGACGTGCCGTGGAGCGCTCGCTGACGCTGCCCATCAAGGCGGAAGCGCCTGTGATCGGCATCAAGCCGCAATTTTCCGGCGATCTTGCGCAGAATTCCGTTGGCCGTTTCCAAATCATTGGCGTTGATGCCGATGGCGCCAAACAGGCGATGAGCGGCCTCAGCTGGAAGCTCATCAAGGTCGAGCGGAACTATCAATGGTATCGTCAGGGCAACTCCTGGCGTTACGAGCCGGTGGAATATACCAAGCAGCAGGAAACCGGCACGCTTTCGGTCGATGCCAATGGCGGCGAGATTTCCGTTCCCGTCACCTGGGGCCGTTACCGGCTGGAAGTGGAGGGCGCCGGCAATGGCGCGCCGGTTTCCAGCGTCGAATTCGATGCCGGTTTCTACGTCGAGGCAAGCTCGACGGAAACGCCGGATGCGCTGGAAATCGCGCTGGACAAACAGAGCTATAAGATCGGGGATACGGCCAAACTCAAGGTGTCCTCGCGTTTTGCCGGTGAGCTGATGGTGACATCAGGTTCCGAGAAGCTGATTTCCGTTCAGAATGCCGAGATCGGCGCGGATGGCGGCGAGATCGATATTCCCGTCACCGAGGAATGGGGCGCGGGCGCTTACGTCACGGCGACGCTGTTCCGTCCGGGCGATGCGCAGGAAAGCCGCATGCCGATGCGCGCCATCGGCATCAAGTGGCTTGCCGTCGATCCGGCCGAGCGCAAGCTTGCCGTAACGCTTGGCGCGCCGCAGAAGACACTGCCGCGCCAGCCGCTTGAAATTCCGATCACCGTTGCCGGTGCTGGCGTCGGCGAAAAGGCCTATGCCATCGTTGCGGCGGTGGATGTCGGCATTCTGAACCTCACCCGCTACGAGCCGCCGAAGCCGGATGAATGGTATTTCGGCCAGCGCCGGCTGGGGCTTGAAATCCGCGACCTCTATGGCCGCCTGATCGACGGTTCGCTTGGCGCCACCGGCCGGCTTCGCACCGGCGGCGATGGCGCAGGGGCAGCCCTTCAGGGCAGCCCGCCCACCGAAAAGCTGGTGGCCTTCTTTGCCGGTCCGGTCGAACTCGACGCCGACGGCAAGGCGACAATCAGCTTTGATATTCCGCAGTTTAACGGCACGGCTCGCATCATGGCTGTGGCCTGGACGAAGACGGGTGTTGGCCATGCGGTCTCCGATGCCATCATCCGTGATCCCGTTGTGGTCATCGCCAGCGCGCCGAAATTCCTCGCACCCGGCGATGTCTCGCAATTGCGGCTCGATATCGCCAATACCGACGGCGAAGCCGGCGATTACCGGCTGGATGTGACCAGTAACACGGCGCTGACGGTGGATCAGGGCGAGATGTCTCAGACATTGGCGCTTCAAAAGGGCGGCAAGTCGTCGCTGACCGTTCCGCTGACGGGCGAACAACCCGGGAATGGTGCGATCACCATCAAGGTCTCCAATGCATCAGGCATTTCGCTGGAGCAGGTTCTGAATGTTCCGGTGCGCCCGGCCGTTCTGCCGGTCACGACGCGGCGCGAAATCAAGATTGCGCCCAATAGCAGCCTGACGATCAACGGCGATCTGTTGGCCGATAGCATGCTGCTGGGGTCTTCCGTCGCGGTCAACGTCACGCGCTCGCCGGCCTTCGATATCCCGGCGCTGGTGATGATGCTGGATAAATATCCTTACGGCTGCGCCGAACAGACGACGAGCCGCGCTTTGCCGTTGCTTTATCTCTCGGAACTGACGAAGGACAGCGGCATGGCTGAGGACCCCGATACCCGCAAGCGGGTGCAGGAGGCGATCTACCGCGTGCTGTCCTTCCAGTCGAGTTCCGGCAGTTTCGGCCTCTGGTCTCCGGGTTACGGCGATCTGTGGCTCGACGCCTATATCACCGATTTCCTGACCCGCGCCCGCGAGCAGAGTTACGACGTGCCCGAAGCGGCCATGGTGCAGGCGCTGAACAACCTGCAGAACGGCCTCTCCTATGACAGCAATGTCAAGGATCGTGGCAACGAGATCGCTTATTCGCTCTATGTTCTGGCGCGCAACCGCAAGGCGGCGATCAACGATCTGCGTTATTACGCGGATACGGCGCTCGCCGATTTCCCGACGCCGCTCGCCAAGGCGCAGGTTGCCGCCGCCCTTTCGCTTTATGGCGATCAGGCCCGGTCTAAGAGCGTGTTCGGCGCTTCGCTCGACATGGCAAGCCGTGCCACCAATGTCAGTCTCGCGCGTGCAGATTATGGCTCTGCGCTGCGCGATGGTGCGGCGACGCTGGCGCTTGCGGCCGAAAGCCGTCCGGTTCCGGCCGTCGTGCCGCAGCTTGCTGGTGCCGTGGCGAAGGAATGGGAAAAGAAGCCCTATACCAGCACCCAGGAACAGGCCTGGATGCTGCTCGCCGCCCGCGCCGTCAAAGGCGAGGACAAGGATATCCGCCTCGATGTGAATGGCGATTTGCAGACCGGCGGCTTCGGCAAGCGGATGAGCGGCGATGAATTGCTGGCCGCGCCGCTGAAGATCGCCAACGCCTCGGCCGATCCGGTCACGGCTGTCGTCACCACGGTGGCGCCGCCGGCGCAGCCGCTCGCCGCCGGCGGTGAGGGCTTCACCATCACCCGCACCTATTATTCCATGGATGGCGAGGAGGTGAACCCGAGCGAGGTCACGCAAAACGAGCGTTATGTGGTGGTGC
- a CDS encoding Trm112 family protein, producing the protein MDDRMSNVDPKLLELLVCPLTKGRLSYDRSRNELISESARLAYPIRDGVPIMLISEARKIED; encoded by the coding sequence ATGGACGACAGGATGAGCAATGTCGATCCGAAGCTGCTGGAGCTTTTGGTCTGCCCTTTGACGAAGGGCCGACTTTCCTATGATCGCTCCCGCAACGAACTCATCTCCGAAAGCGCGAGGCTTGCTTACCCGATCCGTGACGGCGTGCCGATCATGCTGATTTCCGAAGCGCGCAAAATAGAAGACTAG
- a CDS encoding LON peptidase substrate-binding domain-containing protein — protein sequence MHVGNARYVKNDDLPETVPVFPLPGALLLPEGHLPLNIFEPRYLAMIDTALASHRIIGMVQPALHLIEAGIESGPLSAVGCLGRITSFSETGDGRYVISLTGVCRFRLLEEVEAGKPYRSFRHAPFIADLSGEYDEEAVDRENLLRVFRAFLDANQLEADWESVERAGNRVLVNSLSMMSPFGPAEKQALLEAPDLKTRAETLIAITEIVLAQGSGEGGTVLQ from the coding sequence ATGCATGTCGGAAATGCGAGATACGTGAAGAACGACGACCTGCCGGAAACCGTGCCGGTCTTTCCATTGCCGGGCGCGCTGCTTCTGCCGGAAGGCCATCTTCCGCTCAACATTTTCGAGCCGCGATATCTTGCCATGATCGACACGGCACTGGCGAGCCACCGAATTATCGGCATGGTGCAGCCGGCCCTTCACCTCATCGAGGCGGGGATTGAAAGCGGGCCTTTGAGCGCGGTCGGATGTCTCGGCCGCATTACCTCCTTTTCCGAAACGGGGGATGGCCGTTATGTCATCTCTCTCACCGGTGTCTGCCGTTTCCGCTTGCTGGAAGAGGTGGAGGCCGGCAAGCCCTATCGCAGCTTCCGTCACGCCCCCTTCATTGCCGATCTTTCCGGCGAATATGATGAGGAGGCGGTTGATCGCGAAAATCTGCTCCGGGTATTCCGCGCGTTTCTGGACGCAAACCAGCTGGAGGCTGATTGGGAAAGCGTGGAAAGGGCGGGCAATCGTGTCCTCGTCAATTCCCTTTCCATGATGTCTCCCTTCGGTCCGGCTGAAAAACAGGCGCTGCTCGAGGCGCCTGATCTGAAGACGCGGGCCGAAACATTGATTGCCATCACCGAGATCGTTCTTGCCCAGGGGTCGGGCGAGGGCGGCACCGTGCTGCAATAG
- the trxA gene encoding thioredoxin — translation MSDTNNPYGGSYGGQMTASAHHNGELNGAASGHIKDTTTAGFSKDVLEESRRQPVLVDFWAPWCGPCKQLTPVLEKVINEANGRVKLVKLNIDDHPSIPGQLGIQSIPAIVAFADGRPVDGFMGAVPESQIRQFIDKIAGPDAGDPKAEIEAVLTEAKQLLADGDFNGAAQLFGAVMQADPENPAAIAGIAECMIAVGQYERASELLSSLPAELNDDVGIQLVAKKIAQYEEARKIGDPVALEQDLAQNPDHHEARVKLAKVLNAQGRRDEAADHLLYVMRKDRTFDDDGARRQLLEFFEAWGFKDPASIAGRRKLSAILFS, via the coding sequence ATGAGCGACACGAATAATCCCTACGGCGGTTCCTATGGCGGGCAGATGACCGCAAGCGCGCATCATAATGGCGAGCTGAACGGTGCGGCCTCCGGCCACATCAAGGACACCACGACGGCGGGGTTTTCCAAGGACGTTCTCGAAGAGTCGCGCCGCCAGCCGGTTCTGGTGGACTTCTGGGCGCCCTGGTGCGGACCGTGCAAGCAGCTGACGCCGGTGCTCGAAAAGGTCATCAACGAGGCGAATGGCCGCGTGAAGCTCGTGAAGCTGAATATTGACGATCATCCGTCCATTCCCGGCCAGCTCGGCATCCAGTCCATTCCCGCCATCGTCGCTTTTGCCGATGGCCGGCCGGTGGATGGTTTCATGGGTGCCGTGCCGGAAAGCCAGATCAGGCAGTTCATCGACAAGATCGCCGGACCTGACGCGGGTGATCCCAAAGCCGAGATCGAAGCGGTTCTGACCGAGGCGAAGCAGCTTCTGGCGGATGGCGATTTTAATGGTGCGGCACAGCTCTTCGGCGCCGTCATGCAGGCCGATCCGGAAAATCCCGCGGCGATTGCCGGTATTGCCGAATGCATGATTGCCGTCGGTCAATATGAGCGGGCCAGTGAATTGCTTTCCTCCCTTCCTGCCGAACTCAATGACGATGTGGGCATTCAGCTCGTTGCGAAAAAGATCGCGCAATATGAAGAAGCCCGCAAAATCGGTGACCCGGTCGCACTTGAGCAAGACCTCGCGCAAAATCCCGATCATCACGAGGCGCGGGTGAAACTCGCCAAGGTGCTGAACGCACAGGGACGGCGCGATGAGGCGGCGGACCATCTGCTTTACGTCATGCGCAAGGACCGGACCTTCGATGATGACGGCGCGCGCCGCCAGCTTCTGGAGTTTTTCGAGGCCTGGGGCTTCAAGGATCCGGCAAGTATTGCGGGTCGCAGGAAGCTTTCGGCGATACTGTTTTCGTAA
- a CDS encoding prolyl-tRNA synthetase associated domain-containing protein, giving the protein MTENSQKTATELFEFLDGLGISHITKQHEPVFTVAESQSLRDLIPGGHTKNLFVKDKKDQYFVLTVEENAAVDLKSVHKTIGAASRVSFGRPEKMREYLGVVPGSVTVFGAINDTARQVTFVLDSDLLENELVNGHPLSNDQTTTIASKDLIRFLEATGHAPLVLKVSE; this is encoded by the coding sequence ATGACGGAAAATTCCCAGAAGACGGCAACGGAGCTGTTCGAGTTTCTCGACGGCCTCGGCATTTCTCACATCACGAAGCAGCACGAGCCGGTGTTCACCGTCGCAGAATCCCAGTCACTGCGTGATCTCATTCCCGGCGGTCATACAAAGAACCTCTTTGTGAAGGACAAGAAGGATCAGTATTTTGTTCTGACCGTCGAGGAAAATGCCGCCGTGGACCTGAAAAGCGTCCACAAGACCATCGGTGCAGCAAGTCGCGTCTCTTTCGGCAGGCCGGAAAAAATGCGCGAATATCTGGGCGTCGTGCCGGGCTCGGTCACGGTGTTCGGGGCCATCAACGACACGGCCAGACAGGTCACTTTCGTACTCGATAGCGATCTCCTGGAAAACGAGCTGGTCAACGGCCATCCGCTTTCCAACGACCAGACGACAACGATCGCGTCCAAGGATCTCATTCGTTTTCTCGAGGCAACCGGACATGCACCGCTTGTCTTGAAAGTCAGCGAGTGA
- a CDS encoding glutathione S-transferase family protein — MSNIETVPGSTEMTANPTITVFERSPDGGRGLARDMPVRWALEEVGQPYHVRRLSFAAMKETSHLAYQPFGQIPSYEQGDLVLFESGAIVLHIAQHHRGLLPEDPLRRARTIARMFAALNTIEPPVLNFSTVWLFERDEPWHEARLARVKEQLLKRLDELSAWFGDREWLEGSFSAADILMICVLRRLESSRILKDYRNLLAYLDRGKARPAFQRAYDAQLAVFTAAPKN, encoded by the coding sequence ATGTCAAATATCGAAACAGTCCCTGGTTCTACGGAGATGACGGCGAACCCCACGATAACCGTTTTCGAGCGCTCTCCCGATGGCGGCCGTGGTCTCGCGCGCGATATGCCGGTGCGGTGGGCGCTCGAGGAAGTGGGGCAGCCCTATCACGTCCGGCGCCTGTCGTTCGCAGCGATGAAGGAAACTTCGCACCTCGCTTACCAGCCGTTCGGCCAGATACCCTCCTATGAGCAGGGTGACCTCGTTCTGTTCGAGTCGGGCGCGATCGTGCTCCATATCGCGCAGCATCATAGAGGCCTGCTGCCGGAGGACCCGCTGCGACGAGCCCGGACCATTGCCCGGATGTTCGCTGCGTTGAACACGATCGAACCGCCCGTCCTCAATTTCTCCACGGTCTGGCTCTTCGAACGCGATGAGCCCTGGCACGAAGCCCGCCTTGCCCGAGTGAAGGAACAGCTCCTGAAGCGCCTCGACGAGTTATCCGCGTGGTTTGGCGATCGCGAATGGCTTGAGGGTTCTTTCAGTGCCGCAGATATTCTGATGATCTGCGTATTACGTCGGCTGGAATCGTCTCGCATATTGAAAGACTACCGGAACCTCTTGGCCTATCTTGATCGAGGCAAGGCCCGTCCGGCGTTCCAGCGGGCCTACGACGCCCAATTGGCAGTATTCACAGCGGCACCAAAGAACTGA
- a CDS encoding S24 family peptidase, with protein sequence MARPEIPSKTALGTRLRELRRKLGDPERDVFAAQLGVSKTTLGNYEKGDSEPTASVLDSYRHNFGANVLWILTGEGNMFSESATVTEGVDMVEIPLYDVQAAAGSGLIPKDDGLHNSVAFSRAFLRSIGAKPENCIMLEAKGESMLPTIPDGAFMIVDQSKTDIVDDQVFVFRVGPGIKVKRANWRMDGSLELRSDNEQNGYPKEVIDEDVADDLSVIGQVLSLLRRA encoded by the coding sequence TTGGCTAGACCTGAGATTCCGTCAAAAACGGCGCTCGGCACGCGACTTCGTGAGTTGCGAAGAAAGCTCGGCGATCCTGAAAGAGACGTGTTTGCGGCCCAGCTCGGCGTCAGCAAAACGACGCTAGGAAATTACGAAAAGGGAGACTCGGAGCCGACCGCTTCGGTGCTGGATTCATATCGCCATAATTTCGGGGCTAATGTCCTCTGGATACTGACGGGCGAAGGCAACATGTTTTCCGAATCTGCAACTGTAACCGAAGGTGTCGATATGGTGGAAATTCCGCTGTACGACGTTCAAGCGGCTGCTGGTTCTGGCCTTATTCCCAAAGACGACGGCCTGCATAATTCCGTAGCTTTTAGCCGCGCTTTCCTTCGAAGCATCGGCGCGAAGCCTGAAAATTGCATCATGTTGGAAGCCAAAGGCGAAAGCATGCTGCCGACCATCCCGGACGGCGCGTTTATGATCGTCGATCAAAGCAAGACCGACATCGTCGATGACCAAGTTTTCGTGTTCCGCGTCGGACCTGGTATCAAGGTGAAGCGGGCAAACTGGCGGATGGACGGCTCGTTGGAATTGCGTTCCGATAACGAACAGAATGGCTATCCCAAAGAAGTCATCGACGAGGACGTAGCAGATGATCTTTCCGTCATCGGCCAGGTGCTCTCCCTTCTTCGTCGAGCATAA
- a CDS encoding helix-turn-helix domain-containing protein: MHRVSDGGKMSRAERLRLEEIARIKGKLIVAKITLAEIDKKYCLPTGTAGNAVHEPHTAGERAIAAALKTRPHLLWFSRYMPDGRRLSPQPSENYRNGRRAAEAEQAAA; this comes from the coding sequence ATGCACCGTGTCTCTGACGGCGGCAAGATGAGCCGTGCCGAACGCCTTCGGCTGGAAGAAATTGCCCGGATTAAAGGCAAGCTCATCGTAGCCAAAATTACGCTTGCCGAGATCGACAAGAAATATTGCCTGCCCACCGGTACTGCCGGCAATGCCGTTCATGAGCCGCACACGGCGGGTGAACGTGCCATCGCTGCGGCCCTGAAAACCCGGCCGCACCTTCTCTGGTTCTCCCGTTACATGCCCGATGGTCGCAGGCTTAGCCCGCAGCCTTCGGAGAACTACCGGAACGGCCGCCGCGCCGCCGAAGCGGAGCAAGCCGCAGCATGA
- a CDS encoding ParB/RepB/Spo0J family partition protein has protein sequence MAEFIRATLSSIFVGERLRPIDMDYAEAIAASMSEHGQISPIMIRKTPAKKGTPYTLVAGGYRTTAATLLGWKEIDAIVVKADAVEAQLLEISENLYRNELNPLDRAIFVMKYRELWEEKHGEIKPGRPSEKNRNDYGIIFSGGRELSERVKERFGFGQSTYEKVTSIGKNLDPVLRQAVRGTSAENDQSQLLTLAKLPREDQVKVAAALKHEPDVKKVLAFTKPPALVTPPPAPSQSIILTKLIAAWDEASEETRDSFLEHIGMSDAPDALMAAIREEAA, from the coding sequence ATGGCTGAGTTCATCCGCGCCACCCTATCAAGCATCTTTGTCGGCGAGCGGCTTCGCCCGATCGATATGGATTATGCCGAGGCTATTGCCGCCTCGATGTCTGAACACGGGCAGATCAGCCCGATCATGATCCGCAAGACGCCAGCGAAAAAGGGCACTCCTTACACGCTGGTGGCGGGTGGCTATCGCACCACCGCCGCAACGCTGCTCGGCTGGAAGGAGATTGACGCCATCGTCGTCAAGGCTGACGCCGTTGAGGCACAGCTGCTCGAAATCTCCGAGAACCTCTATCGCAATGAGTTGAACCCGCTTGATCGCGCCATCTTCGTTATGAAGTACCGCGAACTTTGGGAAGAGAAGCATGGCGAGATCAAGCCCGGCCGTCCTTCGGAGAAAAACCGTAACGATTACGGAATTATCTTCTCCGGCGGGCGGGAGCTTTCCGAACGCGTAAAAGAGCGCTTCGGCTTCGGTCAAAGCACCTATGAGAAGGTGACCAGCATCGGGAAAAATCTCGATCCGGTGCTGAGACAGGCCGTGCGTGGCACCTCGGCGGAAAACGATCAGTCACAGCTTTTGACGCTGGCGAAACTTCCCCGTGAAGATCAGGTGAAGGTCGCAGCAGCGCTGAAGCACGAGCCGGACGTGAAGAAGGTTCTCGCCTTCACCAAGCCCCCCGCTCTGGTCACCCCGCCGCCCGCTCCTTCTCAATCAATCATCCTCACCAAACTGATCGCCGCCTGGGACGAGGCGAGCGAGGAAACCCGCGATAGCTTCCTTGAGCACATCGGCATGTCTGACGCGCCAGATGCCCTCATGGCTGCGATCCGCGAGGAGGCAGCATGA